The following coding sequences lie in one Alicyclobacillus curvatus genomic window:
- a CDS encoding ring-cleaving dioxygenase, with product MVSDSNIFKTYSKRGVVDVDFSLKGIHHLTAVSSQIRENYQFYTKVMGLRLVKRSVNQDDVSAYHLFYSGDKRGTPGNDLTFFDWNIPKEERGSGSIIRTYLRVNGSEALTWWKDWLSEQGVKHDEIVELDGRPTMFLEDPEGQRLALVDDGGQGDLHVHWEQSPVPAHHQIRGQGPIMLSVPELSYTDVMLTEVLHMRQVRQYAHPEEGMIHVYEMGEGGPHAELHVAEQPHLSRAQLGAGGVHHVAFRTPTDEEYQEWINQIRSYRIPNSGPVDRYWFRSLYFREPNGILFEIATDGPGFAVDENPDTLGEKVVLPPFLEPQRAEIVANLKPID from the coding sequence ATGGTCTCTGACTCGAACATATTCAAAACATATTCAAAAAGGGGTGTCGTCGACGTGGATTTTAGCTTGAAAGGGATTCATCATCTGACTGCGGTTTCGTCACAGATTCGAGAAAATTATCAATTTTACACCAAGGTCATGGGGCTGCGTCTGGTTAAGCGGAGTGTTAATCAGGACGACGTGAGTGCGTATCATCTGTTTTACAGCGGCGACAAGCGCGGTACACCAGGAAACGACCTCACTTTCTTCGACTGGAACATCCCCAAGGAAGAGCGCGGCAGTGGAAGTATCATTCGTACCTATCTGCGCGTAAACGGTTCGGAGGCGCTCACCTGGTGGAAAGACTGGCTCTCTGAGCAGGGGGTAAAGCACGACGAGATTGTCGAACTGGACGGTAGACCTACGATGTTTCTTGAAGACCCGGAAGGGCAGCGCCTAGCACTCGTCGACGATGGTGGACAGGGTGATTTGCACGTTCACTGGGAGCAGAGTCCGGTGCCGGCCCATCACCAGATTCGTGGCCAAGGACCCATTATGCTCAGTGTTCCAGAGTTGAGCTACACAGATGTGATGTTGACTGAGGTCCTACACATGCGACAGGTTCGTCAATACGCTCATCCCGAAGAGGGAATGATCCACGTCTACGAGATGGGGGAGGGTGGTCCGCATGCAGAGCTGCATGTAGCTGAACAGCCCCACTTGAGCCGCGCGCAGCTCGGCGCTGGCGGGGTACACCACGTGGCATTCCGCACACCCACAGACGAGGAGTACCAGGAGTGGATAAACCAGATTCGATCTTATCGCATCCCCAACAGCGGCCCAGTCGACAGATACTGGTTTCGGAGTCTGTACTTCCGCGAGCCAAATGGTATTTTGTTTGAGATCGCGACGGATGGTCCAGGTTTTGCTGTCGACGAGAATCCTGACACCCTCGGTGAGAAAGTGGTTTTACCGCCATTTCTCGAACCACAGCGGGCGGAGATTGTCGCGAATCTCAAGCCGATTGATTGA
- a CDS encoding alpha/beta hydrolase codes for MDFIHRFIPSENQHSQKTLILLHGTGGNEEDLLPLGRFLAQDAALLGIRGKVLENGMFRYFRRLEEGVFDEADVIFRTHELARFLEEAAQTYQLNRDEFVAVGYSNGANIAASLLLLEPDIFSAAVLFRSMVPLEPEDVPNLKGKRVLMQSGAFDPIIPPANSERLAHMLQTAGANVTLNWQQTGHGLTNEEFTIARSWMEQI; via the coding sequence ATGGACTTCATTCACCGCTTTATTCCGTCAGAAAACCAACACAGCCAGAAGACCTTAATCCTCCTGCACGGGACGGGGGGCAACGAGGAGGATCTTCTTCCACTTGGGCGCTTCCTTGCACAAGACGCCGCCCTTCTTGGCATCCGCGGAAAGGTACTCGAGAACGGTATGTTTCGCTATTTTCGTCGCCTGGAGGAAGGCGTATTTGATGAAGCTGATGTCATTTTTCGCACTCACGAACTCGCGCGCTTCCTCGAGGAAGCCGCCCAAACCTATCAGCTGAATCGCGATGAATTCGTCGCTGTTGGTTATTCCAACGGAGCCAATATCGCCGCGAGTCTGTTATTGCTCGAACCTGACATCTTCTCTGCTGCGGTACTTTTTCGTTCCATGGTTCCACTCGAGCCAGAGGATGTACCGAACCTCAAAGGTAAGCGGGTCCTGATGCAGTCTGGTGCGTTCGATCCGATAATCCCTCCCGCAAACAGCGAACGGCTCGCGCACATGTTGCAAACGGCAGGGGCTAATGTGACCCTCAACTGGCAGCAGACGGGGCACGGTCTGACAAACGAGGAATTCACCATTGCCCGCAGTTGGATGGAACAAATCTGA